One region of Dehalococcoidia bacterium genomic DNA includes:
- a CDS encoding VUT family protein yields the protein MKSTNRLLVIAAIFVTCLITANIIAVKIIGFGQVVLPAAIIVFPLSYIFGDILTEVYGYRWARRIIWLGFACNLIFVLFAWLGGLLPAAPFWGGQASYQAILGYTPRLLLASFSGYLLGEFANSFIMARMKLATRGRWLWTRTIASTIVGEGLDTAVFITIAFIATPSFTPMLIVYHWSAKVLIEVLATPLTYKAVAYLKRKEGIDTYDEKTSFNPFSF from the coding sequence ATGAAAAGCACAAACCGCCTTCTGGTCATTGCCGCTATTTTTGTCACCTGCCTCATCACCGCCAACATCATCGCCGTCAAGATCATCGGTTTCGGGCAGGTCGTCCTGCCCGCCGCCATCATCGTCTTTCCTTTAAGCTATATTTTCGGCGACATTCTCACCGAGGTCTATGGCTACCGCTGGGCGCGGCGCATAATCTGGCTGGGTTTCGCCTGCAACCTCATTTTCGTGTTATTCGCCTGGCTGGGAGGGCTGCTGCCCGCCGCCCCGTTCTGGGGAGGGCAGGCCTCGTATCAAGCCATCCTGGGTTACACCCCGCGCCTGCTGCTGGCCTCTTTTTCGGGCTACCTGCTGGGAGAGTTCGCCAATTCGTTTATCATGGCACGCATGAAGCTCGCCACGCGAGGCCGCTGGCTGTGGACGCGCACCATCGCCTCGACCATCGTCGGCGAAGGGCTGGACACGGCCGTTTTCATCACCATCGCCTTCATAGCCACGCCTTCTTTTACGCCCATGCTCATTGTCTATCACTGGAGCGCCAAGGTGCTCATAGAAGTGCTGGCTACACCCCTCACATACAAGGCTGTGGCATACCTCAAGCGCAAAGAGGGCATCGATACCTACGACGAAAAGACCAGCTTCAATCCTTTTTCTTTCTAG
- a CDS encoding restriction endonuclease subunit S, with product MNELSYPVYIRFPDELGNRISYGDNHPERQAFYAKLETAKRKGFSLGRVDFATQLVDDEVNPSKEYPETAFRYLGLEGIQPNTGKAVYEFKMGKDIHSVSKRLHLGDIVFSGLRPYLNKCHIVDVQESLGSTELFVMVPDEDKVIPGFLLRYLLSDMVLQQTKWILTGSSYPRLDNEDFKGLTLVLPTKANQKVILAKILPLEKQIADKEAEAKQLTEEASMIILEELGLPMPAEEARTYFFKAGGEPTSLWFSVPSTELEDRLHYLFYHPKYSYLNKLNKKYKTCLLGSACRELVCMGEQVKEDENGTEVLLKTVNLKNDYIDFENATAISKETFEANTSAQAHKGDILLAATGYGSMGKVDIYERETPALIDGQISILRLNDDYDPYFITYLLRSHFGQLQIEKWWIGSSGQIHLPPGDIEKFVTVSCESLSRDEQGQIAGRITQKISKAHELGAEATARREEVNRVFEQLVLGTDIA from the coding sequence ATGAACGAGTTATCATACCCTGTTTATATAAGGTTCCCCGATGAGTTGGGGAACCGGATAAGCTATGGAGACAACCATCCTGAGAGACAAGCATTCTATGCAAAATTAGAGACCGCTAAACGCAAAGGGTTTAGTTTGGGACGCGTTGATTTTGCCACACAGCTTGTTGATGATGAGGTAAACCCCTCTAAGGAATACCCTGAAACCGCCTTCCGATATTTAGGGCTTGAAGGTATCCAACCAAACACTGGCAAAGCTGTATATGAATTCAAGATGGGCAAAGATATACATAGCGTTTCAAAACGTCTCCATCTAGGTGACATCGTTTTTTCAGGTTTGAGGCCATATTTGAATAAATGTCATATAGTTGACGTTCAAGAATCGTTGGGGTCAACCGAACTTTTCGTGATGGTTCCAGACGAAGACAAAGTTATCCCCGGATTCTTGCTTAGGTATCTACTCAGTGACATGGTATTACAGCAGACAAAATGGATTTTGACAGGCTCCAGCTATCCACGACTGGACAACGAAGACTTCAAAGGTCTAACTCTGGTTCTCCCAACGAAGGCTAATCAGAAAGTAATTTTGGCTAAAATATTGCCATTAGAGAAGCAAATAGCTGATAAAGAAGCGGAGGCAAAGCAACTGACCGAAGAGGCCAGTATGATAATATTGGAGGAGTTAGGGCTGCCTATGCCTGCCGAAGAAGCGAGAACCTATTTCTTTAAGGCCGGGGGAGAACCGACTTCCTTGTGGTTCTCGGTTCCTTCAACTGAACTCGAAGACCGACTACATTACTTATTCTATCACCCGAAATATTCTTATCTGAATAAATTAAATAAAAAATACAAAACTTGCCTACTTGGGTCGGCTTGTCGCGAGCTTGTATGTATGGGAGAACAAGTAAAGGAAGACGAAAACGGGACTGAAGTTTTGTTAAAGACCGTTAATCTAAAAAATGACTACATAGATTTTGAGAACGCCACCGCAATATCAAAAGAGACCTTTGAGGCAAATACCAGCGCACAAGCCCACAAAGGAGACATTCTTCTTGCCGCTACAGGGTATGGCTCAATGGGCAAGGTCGATATTTACGAGAGAGAGACACCAGCGTTAATTGACGGCCAAATCTCTATCCTACGTTTGAATGATGACTATGACCCTTATTTCATAACGTACTTATTACGTTCCCATTTTGGGCAATTACAGATAGAGAAATGGTGGATTGGGTCATCGGGTCAGATTCATTTGCCACCGGGTGACATAGAAAAGTTCGTTACGGTATCTTGTGAAAGTTTATCACGCGACGAACAAGGGCAAATCGCTGGTCGAATCACTCAAAAAATAAGTAAAGCACACGAACTGGGTGCGGAAGCAACAGCAAGGCGTGAAGAAGTCAACCGAGTATTTGAACAATTAGTGCTCGGTACTGATATTGCTTGA
- a CDS encoding glycerol-3-phosphate acyltransferase, whose translation MNSNLSEFLWLAPGAYLLGSLPFSVWLGRLFLKKDIRAYGDHNPGAANVFRAGNPVLGMAAVLLDVGKGVPFVVLAGWLDLSQTAAVTVGLAAILGHAFSPWLRFHGGKSVAVTFGVLIGLWHPAWLFPFCFAALIGLLLWESHAWIMLLAPAETIVFMLLTRAGFLPVIFMLCVQALFTYKYASDIDGPPRLRAALRERLMPRRQA comes from the coding sequence ATGAATTCAAACCTTTCAGAATTTTTGTGGCTGGCTCCGGGGGCATATCTCCTGGGGTCTCTGCCCTTTTCCGTATGGCTGGGACGGCTATTCCTCAAGAAAGATATTCGCGCCTATGGCGACCACAACCCGGGCGCGGCCAACGTCTTCCGCGCCGGCAACCCCGTGCTGGGCATGGCGGCGGTCCTGCTCGACGTCGGTAAGGGCGTTCCCTTCGTGGTGCTGGCCGGATGGCTCGACCTTAGCCAGACAGCGGCGGTGACCGTCGGCCTGGCCGCCATCCTGGGACATGCTTTTTCACCCTGGCTGCGTTTTCACGGCGGCAAGAGCGTGGCCGTCACTTTCGGCGTGCTCATCGGCCTGTGGCATCCTGCCTGGCTCTTCCCTTTTTGCTTCGCCGCCCTGATAGGGCTGCTGCTGTGGGAAAGCCATGCCTGGATTATGCTTCTCGCGCCAGCGGAGACGATTGTTTTCATGCTTTTGACGCGCGCCGGATTCTTGCCAGTGATTTTCATGCTCTGCGTGCAGGCCCTTTTCACCTACAAATACGCCAGCGATATCGACGGACCGCCGCGCCTGCGGGCTGCACTGCGTGAAAGGCTGATGCCCAGGCGGCAGGCCTGA
- a CDS encoding glycosyltransferase, whose translation MIYQVAIALLLSLALLNLALNMRSLKVPRRNATVPHPAPLVSIIVPARNEEANIGPCLASLIKQDYPNFEIIVLDDNSEDATAAVVRLLSEGNSRVHLIDGEPLPAGWAGKPHACLQAARQAGGEWLLFTDADTIHSPDMLRRTLALAVETRVALLSGFPRQLTEPLSQKIAIPMIYFIILSLAPLWWLHRSSRPVASVAIGQFLLFTREAYWGIGGHEAVKKRITEDLYLGAEIAKKGGRHLAVDLSDLVSCRMYSSFSAVWDGLTRAIYAVSSISLAGLAGLLILGYISFLAPFYWLWKMAFDSAFPPVWGPLVIFQVALLFIMRRWVDARFKESLLSTILFPLGITFIIAVAINGMARQLAGTGVSWKNRVYDKGSSV comes from the coding sequence ATGATTTATCAGGTGGCTATCGCCCTGCTGCTGTCTCTCGCGCTGCTCAACCTGGCGCTCAACATGCGGAGCCTCAAGGTTCCCAGACGCAATGCCACAGTACCGCACCCGGCGCCGCTGGTATCCATTATCGTGCCGGCGCGTAATGAGGAAGCCAATATCGGCCCCTGCCTGGCTTCTTTAATAAAGCAGGACTATCCCAATTTCGAGATAATAGTGCTTGATGACAATTCAGAAGACGCCACCGCCGCAGTGGTCAGGCTCCTGTCAGAGGGCAACAGCCGAGTGCATCTGATTGACGGAGAGCCCCTTCCCGCCGGCTGGGCCGGCAAACCGCACGCCTGTTTGCAGGCAGCCCGGCAGGCCGGAGGCGAATGGCTGCTCTTCACCGATGCCGACACTATACATTCTCCCGACATGCTGCGCCGCACCCTGGCGCTGGCGGTGGAGACGCGCGTCGCCCTGCTCTCCGGTTTTCCGCGGCAACTGACGGAGCCCCTGTCGCAGAAAATAGCCATACCTATGATATACTTCATCATCCTGAGCCTGGCTCCTTTATGGTGGCTGCACCGCTCGTCCAGGCCGGTAGCCTCGGTCGCCATCGGCCAGTTCCTGCTCTTTACCAGGGAAGCCTACTGGGGCATAGGCGGACACGAAGCGGTAAAAAAGCGCATCACCGAAGACCTGTACCTGGGAGCGGAAATAGCCAAAAAGGGAGGGCGGCACCTGGCGGTGGACCTCTCCGACCTGGTTAGTTGCCGCATGTACAGCAGCTTCAGCGCCGTATGGGACGGCCTGACCCGCGCAATCTACGCCGTATCTTCCATATCTCTGGCGGGGCTGGCGGGCTTGCTGATTCTGGGATACATCAGTTTTCTGGCCCCCTTCTACTGGCTATGGAAAATGGCGTTCGATTCTGCTTTCCCGCCGGTCTGGGGACCGTTGGTAATTTTCCAGGTGGCGCTGCTCTTTATCATGCGGCGCTGGGTGGATGCGCGCTTCAAGGAATCACTCCTTTCCACCATACTCTTTCCCCTGGGGATAACCTTTATCATCGCCGTGGCCATCAACGGGATGGCGCGGCAGCTTGCAGGGACGGGGGTCTCATGGAAGAACAGGGTCTACGATAAGGGCTCGTCGGTATAA
- a CDS encoding DUF2029 domain-containing protein, protein MSTFRANLKIFFQPLAAPRVMLFFPAILFKLISSALSTAAYALHSGSLTVAGMVFWVVWMSTLFLIALPQTDRLLAGLARWLKPLSITLLVVLVVVGVLEYAAAAATSTGISLPNVVGHRTSELLTAQNINLTYNDATALCHQAIDNLFEGKNPYAEANIVTANLRFNIDADPWLKTTPIRVGRFADDFPYPGDEELKSVWYEAALSPEIVPPEFETKLNYPAGSFLLAAPFVWLGIEDLRWVYLLAIIAGLAFAVVKSPVNMRLWLVGAALASLEIWQSIASGETGTLIFPFLLGAWLLWRKKLWLSAVCMGVAIATKQIAWFFMLFYLILIARTLGWKKASVVILISGGVFLAFNAVFILQDPGLWLSSVLAPMIDKFFPMGVGPVGLVVSGYIQTQSSLVFSLVEITALTLALTWYWRNCLRYPHTGIILAVVPLFFAWRSSWWYFFYFDIILLAIIIIGDYSKKVQIEPAPKSAS, encoded by the coding sequence ATGTCCACTTTCAGAGCCAATCTCAAAATTTTCTTCCAGCCACTGGCTGCCCCCAGGGTGATGCTCTTCTTCCCGGCGATACTCTTCAAACTCATCTCATCCGCGCTTTCGACGGCTGCCTACGCCCTTCACAGCGGTTCCCTGACAGTCGCCGGCATGGTGTTCTGGGTCGTCTGGATGTCTACGCTTTTCCTCATTGCCCTGCCGCAGACCGACCGCCTGCTGGCAGGTTTAGCCCGCTGGCTCAAGCCGCTTTCTATAACGCTGCTTGTGGTTCTTGTGGTTGTAGGCGTGCTTGAGTATGCTGCTGCGGCAGCTACGAGCACAGGGATTTCTCTACCGAATGTCGTCGGCCACCGGACGTCAGAGTTACTTACAGCGCAGAACATCAACCTGACCTACAACGACGCCACCGCCCTGTGCCACCAGGCCATCGATAACCTGTTTGAAGGCAAGAATCCCTACGCTGAGGCCAATATCGTTACCGCCAACCTGCGCTTTAATATTGACGCCGACCCCTGGCTCAAGACCACCCCCATACGAGTCGGGCGCTTCGCAGACGATTTCCCCTACCCCGGCGACGAGGAACTCAAGTCCGTTTGGTATGAGGCTGCGCTATCGCCCGAGATTGTGCCGCCGGAATTCGAGACCAAGCTGAACTATCCGGCCGGGAGTTTTTTGCTGGCAGCCCCGTTCGTCTGGTTGGGAATAGAGGACCTGCGCTGGGTTTACCTGCTGGCCATTATAGCGGGGCTCGCTTTTGCCGTCGTGAAGTCCCCTGTTAACATGCGTCTATGGCTGGTAGGGGCGGCGCTCGCCAGCCTGGAGATTTGGCAATCGATAGCCAGCGGCGAGACTGGAACGCTTATTTTCCCCTTCCTGCTGGGGGCATGGCTGCTCTGGCGCAAAAAGCTCTGGCTTTCGGCGGTCTGCATGGGGGTGGCTATAGCCACCAAACAGATAGCCTGGTTTTTCATGCTGTTTTACCTGATTCTTATTGCCCGGACCCTCGGATGGAAAAAGGCATCAGTGGTCATTTTAATCTCCGGTGGGGTTTTCCTGGCCTTTAACGCGGTTTTTATCCTGCAGGACCCCGGCCTGTGGCTGAGTTCGGTGCTGGCGCCCATGATAGACAAGTTCTTCCCCATGGGGGTGGGACCGGTGGGGCTGGTGGTCAGCGGGTATATTCAAACTCAGTCGTCGCTGGTTTTCAGCCTCGTGGAGATAACGGCTTTGACTCTCGCTCTGACCTGGTACTGGCGTAACTGTTTGCGCTATCCGCACACGGGCATCATCCTGGCCGTCGTCCCGCTTTTCTTCGCCTGGCGCAGTTCCTGGTGGTATTTCTTCTACTTCGACATAATACTGCTGGCGATAATAATTATCGGAGACTACAGCAAAAAAGTCCAGATAGAGCCAGCTCCAAAATCAGCTTCATAA
- a CDS encoding MBL fold metallo-hydrolase → MKIRFLGAHNTETSGSGLLCLLLDESVALDAGCLTSKLSLKQQLALKAVLFTHGHYDHIRDLPMLAMNCFLNEGVVHAYGSQAVKDALAEHILNGQIYSRFFERPVLDFHTIEPYRTFIIDRYEVTPVPVNHSVPSTGYQVKSAGRSFFYTGDTGPGLSECWSRISPDLLIIEVTASNRFSEFGRESKHLTPELLKEELISFREIRGYLPKVITVHMNPSLEADISGELKEVARALGCDISLAREGLEIKV, encoded by the coding sequence ATGAAAATCCGCTTTCTGGGAGCGCATAACACCGAAACGAGCGGCAGCGGGCTGCTGTGCCTGTTGCTGGATGAGTCTGTTGCCCTGGATGCCGGATGCTTGACGTCTAAGCTGTCTCTCAAGCAGCAGCTCGCCCTGAAGGCCGTTCTGTTCACTCACGGACACTACGACCACATCCGCGACCTTCCCATGCTGGCTATGAACTGTTTTCTAAACGAGGGTGTGGTCCACGCCTACGGCTCTCAGGCGGTAAAAGATGCGCTGGCCGAGCATATCCTCAACGGTCAGATTTATTCGCGCTTCTTCGAGCGGCCTGTGCTGGATTTCCATACAATCGAGCCGTACCGTACTTTCATTATTGACCGCTACGAGGTGACGCCGGTTCCAGTAAACCATTCCGTTCCTTCAACTGGTTATCAGGTAAAATCCGCAGGCAGAAGCTTCTTCTACACCGGAGACACCGGCCCGGGGTTGTCGGAATGCTGGAGCCGCATATCACCTGATCTGCTGATCATCGAGGTCACCGCTTCTAACCGTTTCAGCGAATTCGGGCGCGAGTCCAAACACCTCACACCCGAACTACTTAAAGAGGAGCTTATCAGCTTCCGCGAAATCCGGGGATATCTGCCGAAAGTAATTACCGTGCACATGAATCCCTCGCTGGAGGCTGACATTTCTGGCGAGTTGAAAGAAGTTGCCCGCGCGCTCGGCTGCGACATCTCGCTGGCGCGTGAAGGGCTGGAAATTAAGGTTTAA
- a CDS encoding GNAT family N-acetyltransferase has translation MFFREHNPVPNKEGCAMLITNCDKGDFDQIINDVEDFWGSRRTACLHHPMFLYEFGNTAYVVKENGRVLAYLFGFLSQTGPLAYIHLVAVRQSHRRHGLGCQLFEHFADYARKKGCQTIKAITSPDNVASVAFHRRLGMEISASVKDYSGPGIDRIVLIKAL, from the coding sequence ATGTTTTTTCGGGAGCATAATCCTGTTCCCAACAAAGAGGGGTGCGCGATGCTCATCACCAATTGCGACAAGGGAGATTTCGACCAGATTATTAACGATGTTGAAGATTTCTGGGGCAGCCGGCGTACTGCCTGCCTGCACCATCCCATGTTCCTCTATGAGTTCGGCAACACGGCTTACGTCGTTAAAGAAAACGGCAGAGTGCTGGCTTACCTTTTCGGGTTTCTCTCACAGACCGGCCCCCTGGCGTATATTCACCTTGTTGCCGTCAGGCAATCGCACCGCAGGCATGGGCTGGGGTGCCAGCTGTTTGAACATTTTGCTGATTATGCCCGTAAGAAGGGCTGCCAGACGATAAAGGCCATCACCAGTCCGGACAACGTGGCATCAGTCGCCTTTCACAGGAGGCTGGGTATGGAAATCTCCGCCAGCGTCAAGGACTATTCCGGCCCGGGAATAGACCGCATCGTTTTAATAAAGGCCTTATGA
- a CDS encoding PAS domain S-box protein, whose amino-acid sequence MTARENASSTMPAENSSGEGAELLRQKLQQAEEALRGARAELECVLDLVTHGIRIVNKDYSIKAINRALAEMSGVSAEQVVGRKCYEIFPSVACHTGECRMARILGGEESVRVEIERARSDGSTVPCLVTAIPFHGPEGETAGIIETFRDITMRRQMQAQLLESEERYKALINLGTEVGEAVVMLQDESGIEALQTFVSDEWPRITGYDKNELLSMSFFDLVIPAERVASMERHRIKMSGKTLPGLFEINIVRRDGAIIPVELTSAFTMYRGQRANVAYIRDISERKKAEKELKKQTIIFQAHLDSSLDGIMVVDPEGNRLIQNSSVDRIWGIPQRAKNQPGAGPGLPVVSARTKDSQQFHDKVLRLANDPTEKIRDEVELINGKVIERYSAPITGADGKRYGRIWNFHDVTETKKAERALRESEELYRTLFENTGTATSLAEEDATIVLVNTEFEKLSGYSKAEIEGKKKWTEFIPAADLPLALEYSREISSDPSRIPNGFELRFVARNKRIKNVIVTVNRIPGGTRRIASIKDITRRKRVEKDLKKSRQRIRGLLEHVELVREEERKRIAVEIHDELGQLLTALKMDVVWLAKRIPAEQENMQKRASSMRQTVDMTIQSVKRISAELRPHVLDNLGLSAAIEWQVKQIKDVTGVDCRFVSSPPDVTPDADTAVALFRIFQEAITNAVRHSKASQIMVELRQFPVRIRLTVEDNGLGIKHSEINDAKAFGLIGIKEKARALGGDVEITGRPNRGTVITAEIPLRKKEDINGKDTYRG is encoded by the coding sequence TTGACCGCCAGAGAAAATGCCTCTTCGACAATGCCCGCTGAAAATTCCTCAGGTGAAGGAGCCGAGCTATTACGGCAAAAACTGCAACAGGCTGAGGAAGCGTTGCGCGGGGCGCGCGCCGAGTTAGAATGCGTTCTGGACCTGGTGACGCACGGCATACGCATCGTCAACAAAGACTACAGTATTAAGGCCATCAATAGAGCCCTTGCCGAGATGTCGGGCGTCAGTGCCGAGCAAGTAGTCGGCAGGAAATGCTATGAAATCTTCCCCAGCGTTGCTTGTCATACCGGCGAGTGCCGCATGGCGCGGATACTCGGCGGGGAAGAGTCCGTCAGGGTTGAGATAGAGCGCGCCAGGAGCGACGGCAGCACCGTGCCATGTCTTGTTACGGCCATACCGTTTCATGGTCCTGAAGGAGAAACGGCCGGCATCATCGAAACATTCCGCGACATCACCATGCGCCGCCAGATGCAGGCGCAGCTGCTTGAATCCGAGGAACGCTACAAGGCGCTCATCAACCTGGGGACGGAGGTGGGCGAGGCCGTCGTCATGCTGCAGGACGAAAGTGGCATCGAGGCGTTACAGACCTTTGTCAGCGACGAGTGGCCGCGCATTACCGGCTACGACAAAAACGAGCTGCTGAGCATGTCTTTCTTCGATTTGGTAATTCCCGCTGAACGCGTAGCCTCCATGGAACGCCACCGCATAAAAATGTCAGGCAAAACGCTGCCTGGACTGTTCGAGATAAATATAGTACGCAGGGATGGTGCTATCATCCCGGTAGAACTCACTAGCGCCTTCACCATGTACCGCGGCCAGCGCGCCAATGTGGCGTATATCCGGGATATTTCCGAGCGTAAAAAGGCCGAAAAAGAATTAAAGAAACAAACAATCATTTTTCAGGCACATCTCGATTCCTCGTTAGACGGCATCATGGTGGTTGACCCCGAGGGTAACCGGCTTATTCAAAATAGCAGTGTCGACCGTATCTGGGGCATACCGCAGAGAGCAAAGAACCAACCGGGTGCCGGGCCAGGCTTACCGGTGGTTTCCGCCCGGACCAAAGATTCCCAGCAGTTCCATGACAAGGTATTGCGCCTGGCAAACGACCCCACGGAAAAAATCAGGGACGAAGTTGAGCTGATAAACGGGAAGGTCATCGAGCGTTACAGCGCGCCTATTACCGGGGCTGACGGAAAGAGATACGGCAGGATCTGGAATTTCCACGATGTAACCGAAACCAAAAAAGCCGAACGAGCCCTGCGAGAATCCGAGGAACTCTACCGCACCCTTTTCGAAAATACCGGGACGGCTACCTCCCTGGCTGAAGAAGATGCCACCATTGTTCTCGTCAACACGGAGTTTGAAAAGCTCTCGGGATATTCTAAGGCAGAGATTGAAGGCAAGAAGAAATGGACGGAATTTATTCCAGCGGCGGACCTGCCGCTGGCCCTGGAATACTCACGAGAGATTAGCAGCGACCCTTCGCGCATTCCGAATGGTTTTGAGTTGCGCTTCGTCGCCCGCAACAAGCGCATTAAAAACGTGATAGTCACGGTCAACCGGATCCCCGGCGGCACCCGGCGCATCGCCTCGATAAAGGACATTACCCGCAGAAAAAGGGTTGAAAAGGACCTTAAAAAATCCCGCCAGCGCATACGCGGCCTGCTGGAGCATGTGGAGCTGGTCAGGGAAGAGGAGCGCAAACGCATCGCCGTCGAGATACATGACGAGCTGGGGCAGCTCTTGACGGCTCTTAAAATGGATGTGGTGTGGCTGGCCAAGCGCATTCCCGCCGAGCAGGAGAACATGCAAAAAAGGGCAAGTTCCATGCGCCAGACTGTGGATATGACCATCCAGTCGGTCAAGCGCATATCGGCCGAGCTCAGGCCTCATGTACTGGACAACCTGGGACTCTCGGCAGCCATCGAGTGGCAGGTGAAACAGATAAAAGACGTCACCGGAGTAGATTGCCGGTTTGTTTCCAGCCCGCCGGACGTCACACCTGACGCGGACACGGCGGTGGCGCTCTTCCGCATCTTTCAGGAAGCCATAACCAATGCCGTGAGACACTCAAAGGCCAGTCAGATAATGGTGGAGCTTAGACAATTCCCCGTGCGCATCCGGCTGACCGTGGAGGATAACGGTCTGGGCATCAAACACAGCGAGATTAACGATGCCAAAGCTTTCGGACTCATCGGCATAAAAGAAAAGGCTCGCGCTCTTGGCGGGGATGTGGAAATAACCGGGCGACCTAACAGAGGTACCGTTATCACCGCGGAAATACCCCTGCGCAAGAAGGAGGATATCAATGGTAAGGATACTTATCGCGGATGA
- a CDS encoding DNA-binding response regulator, with amino-acid sequence MVRILIADDHPIVRIGLRGVLAEIPNAEVTDEACTGHEVLEKVQTQDFDIILLDISMPGNGLDVLKELKHLKPEQKVLVLSIYPEEQYAIRALKAGAAGYLTKDSAPDELMTAIKRITSGRRYVSPALAERLAAEMERESERPAHDILSDREFQVMRLISQGMTVKKAAEELSLSAKTVSTYRSRILDKLKLKNTNEMIRFAIEKGLCA; translated from the coding sequence ATGGTAAGGATACTTATCGCGGATGACCACCCCATAGTGCGTATCGGGCTCAGAGGAGTTCTGGCTGAAATCCCCAACGCGGAGGTCACCGACGAGGCCTGCACCGGTCACGAAGTTCTGGAAAAGGTACAGACTCAGGACTTCGACATTATTCTTTTGGACATCTCCATGCCGGGAAATGGCCTGGATGTGCTCAAAGAACTCAAACATCTCAAACCTGAACAGAAAGTACTGGTTTTGAGCATCTATCCAGAGGAACAGTACGCCATACGGGCGCTCAAAGCCGGCGCCGCCGGCTACCTCACCAAGGATAGCGCTCCGGATGAGCTGATGACCGCCATCAAGCGCATTACCTCCGGGCGCAGGTACGTAAGCCCGGCGCTGGCCGAGAGGTTGGCTGCCGAGATGGAACGCGAGAGCGAGAGGCCGGCCCACGACATTCTGTCCGACCGCGAGTTTCAGGTGATGCGCCTCATATCCCAGGGAATGACCGTTAAAAAGGCCGCCGAGGAACTCAGTCTGAGCGCCAAGACCGTCAGCACTTACCGCTCGCGCATCCTGGACAAGCTCAAACTAAAAAATACCAACGAGATGATACGCTTCGCCATTGAAAAGGGACTTTGCGCATAG